GCCGAGGGCCGCGAGCGCGCAAAATGGCTCCTGCTCGACCTTGTGCATGTCAGCCACGGCGTCCACGGGGCCCCCGCCATCCGACGCTCACGCTTACGGCAGGAGGTACTTGCATCGGCGGGAGGCGATGCGCTGGCAGAGGAGGTGCTGCTGCGACTGTCCGGGATGCGCTCCGAGACCGCCGGCAAGGCGGAGCAGACCCTGCGACTCATCGACGTCTCGGGAGAGCCGGAGCCTACCCAGCAACGTGTCGATTTGATTCATGAGACGCTGCTTCAAAAGGTGCCATCCTTCGTGGGATGGCTCGAACATGAGCGCACGCTGCTCGAACGCAACATGGAACTGGAAGTCGCCGCGCATGCGTGGGAGCAGGCTGGCTGTCCGAGGGGTGACCTGCCCACGGGAACGCTCCTCCAGCACTACCGAGAGTCCGCTGGCGCTCGAACTGCCCAGGGCCATCAGGCGCGCAGGGCCAGTGAGCGGGCAACGCGATTCCTCGAATCGGCAATGCGATTTGACCTGCTGCGGGCGCGGGTCAAGCGAGCCCTGATCGTCGCTTGTCTCGCAGCTACTGTGGCCAGCATGGCCACGGCTATCCAAGCCTCAAGCGAGAGGCAGCGCGCCGAGACCACCCTCCAGCAAGCCATCGGCCTGACAAACGATTTCGTCTCCGATGTGGACTGGGTACTCGGGAGACGCGCTCACACCCTGGAGGCGCGCGATCAACTTCTTAAGCGCTTCGGAGAGCTCCTCGCCAAGCTCCCAGAGCAGGACCGCAAGAACCTCAAGGTGCTTCTGGTCAGCATCAAGACCTGGCAGCGCCACGGCGACCTTTTCTTCCACGATGGGACACTCTCCCAAGCTGATCACATCTTTGACTCCGCGAGACATGCGCTCCAGCAAGGCCTGATGAGCCATCCAGGGAACCCCGATTTGATGTTTCGGCTTGGGCTGGACGCATCCAAGCGAGGCAAGATCGCCCGGGCGCGTGAACACTGGGAGCAAGCGCGCGTTTACTTCCTCGAGGCAAACAGCCTCTTCGCACGCCCTCACCCAACACACAGACCCGAAGATCACCGTCGGACACAAGCGACGAGCTACTCTGAACTGGCCGATCTGGACCTTGCTTCCGGCCAGACCGCTGCCGCCAGAGCGCTGTATGACCGCGCCATCGCGCTCTTGGAGCAAAACTCGAGTTCTTACGATCAGTCACTCTTGGCCGAGACACTCGGGGCTCGTGCGAAGGCCGCCTGGGCCGCCAGAGACGCGAAGGCCGCCGAGCACGGCTTTACTGCAGCCCTGACCCTGGGGCGTGCCCTCAGCCAGTCCGACCCAGGAGATACGTACTATCGCTGGGTGCTGACCCAGATCTTGGTGGAGTTCGCACGATTCCGTTTCGACAGCAGAGCCTTCTCCGAAGCGGCCAGCCTCTATAAGGAGGCGCAAGACCACGGGCGTGTCCTCCACGAGGGAGAAAAGCCCAACAAGCGCTATGCGCTGGTCCTAGCCGAGAGCCTGCTCGGAGGCGAGCAGTTGGCGGAGTCTCTGGCAGACGCTGCCCGTACCGCTCAGCTGCGAGAGGAAAGATGTGCGCTAATAAGCGATTTTGTGCGCACGGACCCTGAAGACGCACGCTTCCAACGGTTGGCCTGTCCCTGAGCCTGGGCTCTCTAAAAAAAGAGCAGGCGCGCGAGTGATTCGCCAGCGGATGGCATCCATGGATATCGGGAAACGAATTTCGGGCATGCCGCCCTGTCCTGATCACCATGAACCAGAAGAACCTACAGCCTCCGAAGGGGCTCATCCTGCTCTCCCAGCCAGAGCAACTGCGCATTGAGCCCGCGCAGATGGTCGATGCGCTGCCAGAAACCTTTCGGACTCTCCACCACCCCGTAGTCGAGCTTGATCTCGCGGAATTCGCCCGGGAAGCCATCCAGACCCTGGACTGGAGCAAGGTACAACGCGCCCTAGAGGAGCAATTCCACCAGCACCTGGCTCCATTGCGGACCAAGCACCCCGATTATCCGATTGTCTACTTTGGTTCGGCGCCCATTCCGCTCGCCGTCCAGTTGGGGTTTCTCATCGAGACTTGGCAGCAGGTGATGATCATCCCTCATCACCATACCCGGCGGCTTTGGGCCTGGGTACCAGAGCCTGGCAGGCCGTCCACTCGCCTCCTACCTGTCTCCATGCCTTCCGAGCGAGACCGCTCACCAGGGGAGGCGGTCATCCGAGTCTCCACCTCCCATGTCGTCGATCCACAGGTGACACGTAGAGCCGTGCCGGATGCTCTGCTCGAGGTCGACATTACGCTGGAGCATCCCTCCGAGGATGCGTTCACCCGAGAGGAGGAGATGCTGGAGGTAGCAAAGGCGTTCCGCGAGACCTTGAACGACATCGGCGATCGCTTCCAGGGCATCCATCGGGTTCACTTGTTTGCCTCGGTCCAGCCAGGGATGGCGCTCTTGCTTGGCGCGCAGATCAGCAAGACGATGCACCCTCCCGTCCAGACCTACCAGTATGCGCGCCATGCGCAGACCGGGCCGTACCACGTGCCCGCCGTGGTGGTGAACAGGCAGCCTCAGCCGGAGCCAGCACCACTGACTTCCGAAGAGCAGACTCGAGCCAGCGCCGACCGCGAGTACTTGGCGCGGGATCTCGATCGGATGAATGGCTTGGCGGCACGATGGAAGTCTTCTTCGGCCAAGGGCTGGATCGAAGGGTTGCTGGCAGAGTTCGGAAAACAGCCGGACTTCAGCGGCCCCTGGAAGCACCTTCCAACCCTGATTGACACGCCCCTTCTCCGGACGAAGGTAGATGTGCCCACGGGAGTCGTCGAAGACAGCTTCCGCCTCGCTCCTCCCAACAACCACTGGCAAATCGATGACCGATGGCTGGCACGGCTCGCCCGCAGATTGCCGGATGCTTCGGATCGCCAGCGCGCTCTGCGCCTGCTGGTGCTGCATGAACTCGCCCACCGTGGGCCGCAGAGCCTTACGCGCACATCGAGCCGGGAGATTGGGCGCTTCCCGAAGGTTCTTGAGGAGATCGACTTCCAGGCCGACGTGTGGGCGATGCTCCACGAGTATGAGCTGACGCGCTTGCTCAATCCTAGCCAGGTCGAGGACGCGCCGAAGTTCTTCATGGGACTGGTACGTGTCGCCACCGAGGGAATGTGGGCCTTTGACGACAACGGCCCTGCGATGCGGGAAATCCAAATCCGACGCCTCAACCGCTACCTCATCTGGTACTGGGAGTACCTACACTTGGAGCGCCTAGACGCACGCAGCGCAGGAGGCTCGCTCAAGGCTGTCCTCTCCATACTCGCGCAACGCCCAACGATCGAGCTAGCGGGTCCCACCATCCTCACTCATGACGGGCGCGTCTTCTTCGCCCTCGAACCCGGACGTGTAAGGGCTCCTGAGCTCGCCATCTATCATGAAGGGCAGCTGCGCCGGCATGGACCGCGTCCAGACTTCCCCATCGACGCACTGCTCGAGGGAGTCCGCGAGCGCGACGGAGCGAAGATCCTCGATTCCTTGCGCGGAGCCTTCGAGCAGACGGTGCGCTGAATCCCCGGTGTATGCCTCTTACAGAAAGGAAGTCCTATGTCCTTGCAGCCCTTGTTCCGGCGGTTCCACGAAACCATTCAGCTCAAGCAGTACGAAGAGAACGCGGAGCTCCGCCAGAAGCGCGACATCATTCTCGAGCGGCTCCGCGACAAGCTCCGACCGAGGACTTTCGAGCCGTTCAATCAGGGCAGCTATGCCATGGGCACGGGCATCAAACCCATCGATCGTGACTACGACATCGACATCGGGATCGTCTTCGATCTGGACCACCTGAAGAACGATCCCGTCACCGTGAAGGGATGGGTATACGAAGCCGTGGTCGGCCACACCACGAGCGTGGAATGGCGGCGCCCGTGCATTACTGTGAACTACCAGCAGGGCCGCGAGCCCAAATACCACGTCGACTTGGCTGTCATGGCAAGAGACTCCCGGGGCACGCTGCGGCTGGCGCTGGGCAAGCAGCACTCCCAAGCGGATCAGCGCGAGTGGCAGGTTGATGATCGGCAGGGCTTCATTGAGGCGGTCAAGAACCGCTTCAACGGCGAAGACGGCTTCCAGTTCCGCCGCGTGATTCGTTACTTGAAGCGGTGGAAGGACGAGCATTTTTCCAACGAGGGGCGCGCCGCGCCCTCCGGGCTGAGCCTCACCGTCGCCGCCTATCGGTGGTTTGCCCCCAAGAAGAGCAGCACTTACCAGGGCGTTGAGTATGACGACCTGGCAGCGACGACAGCTCTGGTGGGTGCGATGCGCCAGAACTTCCAGACGACATGGGACCTTACGCTCGGCAGGTCTATCCACCGCCTCTCTCTGCAGTTCACCCATGCGCCTCACGATGACGTGCTGGCGCGCATGACCAACCAGCAGATGGAGGAGTTCTATGGGCGGATCGAGAAGCTGAGCGGGTGGCTTGAAGATGCCCGGAAGCGACAGAGCGCTGAGCCCCTCCAGCGCGCCTTCGGAAGTGATTTCCCCGTTTCATGACGCATGATGCCGCCACTGCTCGCTCCACTGTTGTCCGAGCAGCTCCAGCATGAAAGGAGCCGGGATTCCTGGCATGAGTCGCGAAGCGTTGTCGAAGATGTCTTTCGAGGAGTTGCTCCAGCGCGCGCGTGCCGGAGAGGCGAGTGCGTTCGACGAGCTCTTCCGCCGCAGTAAGCCAACGCTCGACAAGTGGGCTACCCGGCGCCGTGGTTGGCCGCCGCCGGGCGGCGCTCGTCCCTCGGACATCTCGCAGGATAGCTCCTTGCTCGTGCTTCGCGGGTTCTCCAGTTTCAGGGGAGGCACTGCAGGGGAGTGGTTTGGCTGGCTCAAGAAGATCTTTCGCAACCACCTGACACAGGCGAGCAGGGCCGCGCACAGTCAGAAACGCGAGGCTCCAGGCTTCGTGTCGATAGACAGCGCGGAGGCAGCCAAGACCGCCTCTCGCGATAGGACCCCAAGCCAGCTCACCGCGCGCCGGGAGGAGTGGCACAGGCTATTCGTGTGTATCCACGAACTCCCAAAGGATGAGCGCACGGCCATCAAGCTCCACCACCTGAAAGAACTCTCAGTTGCTGAGATCGCCCGCCACATGGAGAGGACAGAGTCGTCCGTGACTGGGCTCCTGTACCGAGGTTGGAAGCGGGTACAGACTCGAATGAACGAGGAACAGGATTCGGGCACAGGGGACCTGGGAGAGGCAGCAATGGCCTTCATGGCCTATCTCCGGCTGCGCGACTCTAGTGAGGAAGTGGACCTTGAGGCGTTCATTGCCAGGCATCCGACGTGTGCGGACGAACTGCGCGACATGATCCATTGGATCGAGAGACTGCAGACATATCGACCGTCGAAGTAGCTCCACCCTTTCAGGACTCCGAAATGCCAATGCTTTCGCCCGGTACGCTCATCGGTGATTACAAGCTGATTCGCCATGTGGCGACTGGAGCAATGAGCGAGGTATACGCGGGTCGACACGTAGCCAATGGGCCTCTCGTAGCAGTAAAGCTCTTGTCCCCTGAGCTGTGTGTCGATGCAGAGTTGGTCGCGCGGTTCCGGAACGAGGCGCACATGCTCGAGCGCCTGCGACATGCACGCATCATCACGGTTTTCGCGAGTGGAGTCCTGACGGAAGGGCCACCCTATATGGTCTTGGAGTGGCTCCCCATGGATCTCCACCAAGCCCTCTCCCGCGCGGCAGCTGCGCTACCTCCACAAAGGGCGCTCACTGTCGCCCGGCAACTGGCGGAGGCCCTGGGCGAGTTGCACAGACATGGCATTGTCCATCGCGACCTGAAGCCCTCGAACGTGCTGCTAGCTGAGGACGGTTCTTCTCTCTGGAATGTGAAGCTGGCTGATCTCGGACTCGCCAAGGAGCTGGCTGACGGCCCTCAGGCGGTAACAGCCCTCGCATCCTCGGCGCAGCACGTCTCGACGGGCCGAGGAGCACTCCTGGGAACATGGGATTACATGGCACCTGAGCAGTGGATTCAAACCAAGGGCGTCGACTCCAAAGTGGATGTCTACGCGCTAGGCGTCCTTCTGTTCCAGATGCTGACGGGCCAGCTCCCCTTCATCGCCGAGCAGCAGAAGGATCTGATGTACTTCCATTTGTTCGAGGATCCCCCTCTGGATCAGCTCAAGGGCCTCGTTCCTGCTGATACTCGTGCGCTCGTCGCGCGGATGCTCGACAAGAAGCCCTCCCAGCGCCCATCAATGCGAGAGTTCTTGGATTGCAGTACCCCCGCTCAATAACGAGTGGGCTTACCCGAGGAGTGCCCCATGGGAGAGAAGAGCAACGAGACCAAGTCCAACAACGATCGGTCTGACACCATCAATCCGAACAATCCCAAGCATCAGACTGCGCTCGATGAGCACTCACGACGCACCAACCCGAAAGATCCGAGCAACTCTCCGGGACCGACCCGACCGTCCAACCCGCCTGGCAAGGGCAAGCGCTAGCGGCACAGTGGAACACGTAGGCCTTGAGCCAGCGAGGAGCCGGGGACACAGCGGTTGGCCCAAGTGGCTGATTCAATGAGTCGAGTGCCCGCTTCTGACTCGGGGGGAGAGCGAAGCGACAAAACGCACGTTGCCCACACGTATCCACGGGTGCCCACCCTGAACTAGGGCTCATCGGGAGTCTGAGGGGCTCGACGTGGGCGGAGGTTTGCTGGGGGGAGCGATGGCAGGGGCATAGCACCTGCCTCGGTTGTAAACGTAACCGTTCTCCGCGCACTCATCGGCGTCCATCGGGAACAGATCCACCCAGCAACCTCCGTTCATGGCTACCTGCTTGCGACCTGGGCACCGGCCCTTTTCGTCAGGTCGGGACTGCCCGGGAAGAAGCTTGAAAGGCATGTCCCGAGCCATGGCTTTCGCCTCGGAGGGCTCCTGGACAGAGGCAAGTGACGCAGCGAGGGAGGAGTCACCCAACGCAGCGGTACCCGCATCTGGCACCTCGGAAGCAGAAGCCTCCTGCCCTCGCACGGACATCCCCTCGAGCCGTGTGTGCAAGGCCTGCGCGCCCCACACGAAGCCCCAGAGCAACCCCATGGCGGCTAGCGCAAGCCAGGGTCTCCATTTCAGGGCACGAGCAAGAAGGCCAGAACGTCTCGGAAAAGCCACCGCCCCAGAGGGCGTTCCATCCTCACGGGGCGTTAGCGAGGGCTGCGGTGCCTGTGCGAAACGAAGAGGAAGATCGGCCTCAGGGCCCGCGCGCTCCCCTGCAACCTCCAGCGCCTGGGCAAGTTCCGCCGCTGTGCCGCGAGCCTCGGGAGACTCCGAGAGCACGCGGAGAATCAGCTCCCGCAGCCGTGGATCCACTCGGGGGTTGAGCCGGAGCAAGGGCCGGGGATCAGGACACCCCAGGTGCCAGGACTCCACCTCATCCTGATAGAGCTTCATGGACGGAGGGTACTGCCCCGTGACGAGACGGTAGGCCGTCACGCCCAGCGCGAAGAGGTCATCGGCAGGCGCGGCCTGGTACCAGTCGGTGGCAGACCGAACGGAAGAGAGCAGGAACGAACACGCCTCGGGCGAGCGGTATTCGACCGTCCCTGGAGGCAAGGACTGCCACGTGAGGCGGGGAGCCCCCTGGAAGTAGCCCGAGCCGAAGTCGATGAGAACGGCGCGCCCGTCCGAGCGTCCCAGCAGGACATTGCCTCCCTTCACGTCTCGATGAACGGCGCTGTG
This portion of the Hyalangium ruber genome encodes:
- a CDS encoding sigma-70 family RNA polymerase sigma factor translates to MSREALSKMSFEELLQRARAGEASAFDELFRRSKPTLDKWATRRRGWPPPGGARPSDISQDSSLLVLRGFSSFRGGTAGEWFGWLKKIFRNHLTQASRAAHSQKREAPGFVSIDSAEAAKTASRDRTPSQLTARREEWHRLFVCIHELPKDERTAIKLHHLKELSVAEIARHMERTESSVTGLLYRGWKRVQTRMNEEQDSGTGDLGEAAMAFMAYLRLRDSSEEVDLEAFIARHPTCADELRDMIHWIERLQTYRPSK
- a CDS encoding nucleotidyltransferase, which encodes MSLQPLFRRFHETIQLKQYEENAELRQKRDIILERLRDKLRPRTFEPFNQGSYAMGTGIKPIDRDYDIDIGIVFDLDHLKNDPVTVKGWVYEAVVGHTTSVEWRRPCITVNYQQGREPKYHVDLAVMARDSRGTLRLALGKQHSQADQREWQVDDRQGFIEAVKNRFNGEDGFQFRRVIRYLKRWKDEHFSNEGRAAPSGLSLTVAAYRWFAPKKSSTYQGVEYDDLAATTALVGAMRQNFQTTWDLTLGRSIHRLSLQFTHAPHDDVLARMTNQQMEEFYGRIEKLSGWLEDARKRQSAEPLQRAFGSDFPVS
- a CDS encoding SAVED domain-containing protein; the protein is MNQKNLQPPKGLILLSQPEQLRIEPAQMVDALPETFRTLHHPVVELDLAEFAREAIQTLDWSKVQRALEEQFHQHLAPLRTKHPDYPIVYFGSAPIPLAVQLGFLIETWQQVMIIPHHHTRRLWAWVPEPGRPSTRLLPVSMPSERDRSPGEAVIRVSTSHVVDPQVTRRAVPDALLEVDITLEHPSEDAFTREEEMLEVAKAFRETLNDIGDRFQGIHRVHLFASVQPGMALLLGAQISKTMHPPVQTYQYARHAQTGPYHVPAVVVNRQPQPEPAPLTSEEQTRASADREYLARDLDRMNGLAARWKSSSAKGWIEGLLAEFGKQPDFSGPWKHLPTLIDTPLLRTKVDVPTGVVEDSFRLAPPNNHWQIDDRWLARLARRLPDASDRQRALRLLVLHELAHRGPQSLTRTSSREIGRFPKVLEEIDFQADVWAMLHEYELTRLLNPSQVEDAPKFFMGLVRVATEGMWAFDDNGPAMREIQIRRLNRYLIWYWEYLHLERLDARSAGGSLKAVLSILAQRPTIELAGPTILTHDGRVFFALEPGRVRAPELAIYHEGQLRRHGPRPDFPIDALLEGVRERDGAKILDSLRGAFEQTVR
- a CDS encoding serine/threonine protein kinase, with the translated sequence MAFEHAPEDHSPRLPPGTQIGDWRVLERQGAGAYGVVYRAVRVGQEDAGPVALKLAVYPGDLRFMREVGLLSRIQHPSVPALLGHGLWRHAFGAEHPYFVMEWVEGTPLYAWAEQHAPSSRQVLRVLAQLARALEATHAHSAVHRDVKGGNVLLGRSDGRAVLIDFGSGYFQGAPRLTWQSLPPGTVEYRSPEACSFLLSSVRSATDWYQAAPADDLFALGVTAYRLVTGQYPPSMKLYQDEVESWHLGCPDPRPLLRLNPRVDPRLRELILRVLSESPEARGTAAELAQALEVAGERAGPEADLPLRFAQAPQPSLTPREDGTPSGAVAFPRRSGLLARALKWRPWLALAAMGLLWGFVWGAQALHTRLEGMSVRGQEASASEVPDAGTAALGDSSLAASLASVQEPSEAKAMARDMPFKLLPGQSRPDEKGRCPGRKQVAMNGGCWVDLFPMDADECAENGYVYNRGRCYAPAIAPPSKPPPTSSPSDSR
- a CDS encoding serine/threonine-protein kinase, with amino-acid sequence MLSPGTLIGDYKLIRHVATGAMSEVYAGRHVANGPLVAVKLLSPELCVDAELVARFRNEAHMLERLRHARIITVFASGVLTEGPPYMVLEWLPMDLHQALSRAAAALPPQRALTVARQLAEALGELHRHGIVHRDLKPSNVLLAEDGSSLWNVKLADLGLAKELADGPQAVTALASSAQHVSTGRGALLGTWDYMAPEQWIQTKGVDSKVDVYALGVLLFQMLTGQLPFIAEQQKDLMYFHLFEDPPLDQLKGLVPADTRALVARMLDKKPSQRPSMREFLDCSTPAQ